The region TTACGTTCGGCGTCGCTGGAAAATAGAGGGTCACTCAGTAGTGCGCCCACGGTCAGCTCGTCCTGAACCAGGTAGACCCGGGTAGCGAGGTTTGCGGACTCAAACGGTGTTAGGGTAGGCATAGGTCATTCCTTTGATCAATATGAATTAGTTCCAATGGCACAACGTATATAGCAATCCGTCTTCCATTTCCATAGTGGCAGGTTCACCGGTTAATTCGCAGTGGAAGTCTTCTGGCTTCTTGCCCAGTTCACCATAGAGCTCCCGATGAGCTGTTCCCAGGGACCAAATAACGGTTTGTTCCCCTTGAAAGTGAACGGTAATTTTCTGGTGAATCACAAAACGGGAAAGTGACGAAATTTTGACTTCGTCCTCCCTGGCGGGTAACAGGAAATGCCCTGACTTGTCGGTCTCGACCGTGCGGGTTTCGCCGTTTTCGTCTTTCCAGCGTAAAAACTGCTCAACTTTAGCGCCTGCGGCGGGTTTCCCCCGGTGAGTGATGATGCCTTCAAGAGGGGAGGCTACAACGACACTCTGTTTTTTGCCAAACAACGACATAGCAAATCCTTTTTGAGGTAGAAGAAGTGGTGTGGCGACGAGTGTTGATACTAGTGCCAGACCGACAGCCATCAGTTTGATAGGAGGGACGTACACGATCACTCTCCATGTTCAGTATTGGTATCCATCGGGACAGCGAATGATAATAGCAAACCCTGCGCGTTGGCTGCTGTGAACCACTTAACAGCTTGCTGAGCCGTGATCTTAACAGCAAAAACCGGATGTTGTCTTGGTGGCGGCTCTATATCCAGGGTCATTCAGTGTGTGCCCGATCCCTGCCGCAACAGCATTCGATAGTGAGCCCGTATCTGCTCACAGTAGAAGCACCAATACTCCTGTTGGGTTACCAGCACTGTATGAGAATGCCTTCGCAGCGCTTCGGCCT is a window of Marinimicrobium sp. C6131 DNA encoding:
- a CDS encoding DUF6795 domain-containing protein, giving the protein MYVPPIKLMAVGLALVSTLVATPLLLPQKGFAMSLFGKKQSVVVASPLEGIITHRGKPAAGAKVEQFLRWKDENGETRTVETDKSGHFLLPAREDEVKISSLSRFVIHQKITVHFQGEQTVIWSLGTAHRELYGELGKKPEDFHCELTGEPATMEMEDGLLYTLCHWN